The proteins below are encoded in one region of Planctopirus limnophila DSM 3776:
- a CDS encoding EutN/CcmL family microcompartment protein codes for MQVAKIIGRATSTVKHPSLQGWKLLIAQPLGVNDKPDGAPQLIIDGLGAAQGDLVVITSDGKTVRETVKAEDSPIRFMSLGLVDP; via the coding sequence ATGCAAGTGGCAAAAATCATTGGACGAGCAACTTCCACGGTCAAGCATCCCAGTCTTCAGGGATGGAAACTGCTGATTGCCCAGCCTTTGGGTGTCAACGACAAACCCGATGGTGCCCCCCAACTGATCATTGATGGTCTGGGAGCTGCCCAGGGCGATCTGGTGGTCATCACTTCCGATGGAAAGACTGTTCGAGAGACTGTGAAGGCGGAGGACAGCCCGATTCGCTTTATGTCACTCGGCCTCGTCGATCCTTGA
- a CDS encoding aldehyde dehydrogenase family protein, producing the protein MQATEQAIRQVVQEVLAQLNKGGAEKSAATRDGDWGVFKDVDQAVAAANEAFEKLSDAGMDARRKAIECVRQICDSQAEELGTLEFNETKIGRLDHKIEKLKIIKLVPGTEFMRTDAFSGDHGLTIVEYAPFGVIGAITPVTHSLPTLAGNVINMVASGNTLIVNPHPSGARIACEGVRRFNKAIHKATGLENLITIIEQPTLETAAAIFAHRGVKLLCVTGGPAVARAALESRKKAVVAGPGNPPVVVDETACLENAAKSIVKGAAYDNNLLCIGEKEVFAVESIFDTLMVRMGQQGGYQLSAREVDALTKLAFTPPTKPGDHWHLNRDLVGSDATKLAELIGVRVPAGTQLLFGETDVNNPFVPEEQMMPFVPFVRAKNVNQAIELALEYEHGFRHTSLIHSRNVQTMTKMGKAVDTTLFIKNGPSMAGLGLGGEGYLSFSIATPTGEGVTNPLTFTRSRRCVLVDSLRVI; encoded by the coding sequence ATGCAAGCGACAGAACAAGCCATCCGTCAGGTGGTGCAGGAAGTTCTCGCTCAGCTCAACAAGGGTGGCGCCGAGAAATCAGCAGCCACTCGTGATGGAGACTGGGGTGTCTTCAAAGATGTCGATCAGGCCGTTGCTGCCGCTAACGAAGCGTTTGAAAAGCTTTCGGATGCCGGGATGGACGCCCGCCGCAAAGCGATTGAATGTGTTCGCCAGATCTGCGATTCCCAGGCCGAAGAACTTGGCACACTGGAATTCAACGAGACGAAAATTGGCCGCCTCGATCACAAGATCGAAAAGCTGAAGATCATCAAGCTGGTGCCTGGCACCGAGTTCATGCGAACCGATGCCTTCAGCGGCGATCATGGCCTGACCATTGTGGAATACGCTCCCTTTGGTGTCATTGGTGCCATCACCCCGGTCACGCACTCTCTACCGACATTGGCTGGCAATGTCATCAACATGGTGGCCAGCGGCAATACGCTGATTGTCAACCCACACCCCAGTGGTGCTCGGATTGCTTGCGAAGGTGTTCGTCGCTTTAACAAGGCGATTCATAAAGCCACAGGTCTTGAGAATCTGATCACCATCATCGAACAACCCACGCTGGAAACCGCCGCCGCCATCTTTGCACATCGTGGTGTCAAGCTGTTGTGCGTTACGGGTGGCCCTGCAGTGGCTCGTGCTGCTCTCGAAAGCCGCAAGAAGGCAGTCGTCGCGGGTCCCGGCAATCCGCCTGTTGTCGTTGATGAGACGGCCTGCCTCGAAAATGCCGCGAAGTCGATCGTCAAGGGAGCTGCTTACGACAACAACCTCCTCTGCATTGGCGAGAAGGAAGTCTTCGCAGTCGAGTCGATCTTTGACACGCTCATGGTGCGGATGGGGCAGCAAGGTGGTTATCAACTCTCGGCCCGTGAAGTCGATGCTCTCACCAAACTTGCCTTCACACCTCCTACAAAGCCGGGCGACCACTGGCACCTCAATCGCGACCTCGTTGGTTCTGATGCTACGAAGCTCGCGGAACTCATCGGTGTGAGAGTTCCCGCAGGAACACAGCTTCTCTTTGGCGAAACCGACGTCAACAACCCGTTCGTCCCCGAAGAACAGATGATGCCCTTCGTCCCCTTTGTCCGGGCCAAGAATGTCAATCAGGCGATTGAACTGGCTCTCGAATACGAACATGGTTTCCGGCACACCAGTCTGATTCACTCGCGCAATGTGCAGACGATGACCAAAATGGGAAAAGCTGTCGATACGACGCTCTTCATCAAGAATGGCCCCTCGATGGCTGGTCTTGGGCTAGGTGGCGAAGGCTATCTCAGCTTCAGCATTGCGACGCCGACAGGTGAAGGGGTGACCAACCCACTCACTTTCACACGCAGCCGCCGCTGTGTGCTGGTCGACAGTCTCCGCGTCATCTGA
- a CDS encoding EutN/CcmL family microcompartment protein, which translates to MFLARVTGSLVSTQKVDSMVGQKLLVVEPLRIQEQMVDGRAESQLVSTGRTFISVDTVGAGEGQVVLIVQGSSARFTPSTKPLPIDCAIIGLIDVVQIQGKIVFSTRLADQSSATEESRS; encoded by the coding sequence ATGTTCCTCGCACGCGTCACCGGAAGTCTGGTCTCCACGCAGAAGGTCGACTCCATGGTCGGCCAGAAGCTGCTGGTGGTCGAGCCGCTGCGCATCCAGGAACAGATGGTCGATGGCAGGGCTGAATCCCAACTTGTCTCCACAGGTCGCACGTTCATCTCGGTCGATACCGTCGGTGCTGGCGAAGGTCAGGTCGTGTTGATCGTACAGGGTTCATCAGCACGCTTCACTCCTTCAACCAAACCTCTTCCCATTGACTGCGCGATCATCGGTTTGATCGATGTCGTCCAGATTCAAGGGAAGATCGTTTTTAGCACCAGACTTGCCGATCAATCCTCAGCCACTGAGGAGTCCAGGTCATGA
- a CDS encoding acetate/propionate family kinase: MKILVANLGSTSFKYRLFDLTTERQLARGGIDRIGGPESRCTVEIGSFKDEVTAHVPDHAVAVKFCLEQLTAPETGCLKDASELDGIGFKAVMAGALSGVRHVDDALLAGLERYAAIAPAHNPPYAKAMRQLQGAFPNLPQVAALETAFHETAPPELRAYAVPHEWQTQYGIQRWGFHGASHRFISQRIAELKGRSDLKVISCHLGGSNSLCAIRDGKSQGNTLGMSPQTGLPHNNRVGDFDPFALPVLIQETGKTLPEILDILANKSGLLGLSGLSGDVRDLEQAAANGHERAELALKVFTQSIRQYIGAYLTVLNGADAIVFTGGIGENSSRIRKDVCSQMDFAGIEIDLAINEKLRTEGKFSTPTSKIELWVIPTNEELVVARQTAELLSKS; the protein is encoded by the coding sequence ATGAAGATTTTGGTCGCCAATCTCGGCTCCACGAGCTTCAAATACCGTTTATTCGATCTCACCACCGAACGGCAGTTGGCGCGTGGTGGCATTGATCGTATTGGCGGGCCGGAAAGTCGGTGTACTGTTGAAATTGGCTCATTCAAAGACGAAGTGACAGCACACGTTCCGGATCATGCGGTGGCAGTCAAATTCTGTCTCGAGCAACTCACAGCTCCTGAAACAGGTTGCCTCAAGGATGCATCTGAACTGGATGGTATCGGCTTCAAAGCAGTGATGGCGGGCGCACTTTCTGGTGTTCGACACGTCGATGATGCTTTGCTCGCCGGGTTAGAGCGGTATGCAGCGATTGCACCGGCTCATAACCCTCCCTATGCCAAAGCCATGCGACAGCTGCAGGGGGCGTTCCCCAATTTGCCTCAGGTTGCTGCTCTCGAAACGGCTTTCCATGAGACCGCTCCACCCGAATTACGGGCCTATGCGGTGCCTCATGAATGGCAGACGCAATATGGTATTCAGCGTTGGGGGTTTCACGGTGCCAGCCATCGGTTTATCAGTCAGCGAATTGCTGAACTCAAAGGCCGATCGGATTTGAAGGTCATCTCCTGCCATTTGGGCGGAAGCAATTCGCTGTGTGCCATTCGTGATGGGAAGTCGCAAGGCAATACATTGGGAATGAGCCCGCAGACCGGATTGCCTCACAACAACCGGGTGGGCGATTTTGATCCCTTTGCCCTCCCTGTGCTGATTCAAGAAACCGGCAAGACGTTGCCTGAAATCCTCGACATTCTTGCGAATAAAAGTGGACTGTTAGGACTCAGTGGTCTCTCGGGCGATGTGCGCGACCTTGAACAGGCCGCCGCTAATGGCCACGAAAGAGCTGAACTGGCACTCAAAGTTTTCACCCAGTCGATCCGTCAGTACATCGGGGCTTATCTGACTGTCCTGAATGGTGCTGATGCCATCGTTTTCACCGGTGGAATTGGCGAGAACAGTAGCCGAATTCGCAAAGACGTCTGTTCTCAGATGGATTTCGCAGGGATCGAAATCGATTTGGCGATCAACGAGAAGCTTCGCACTGAAGGCAAGTTCTCGACTCCGACAAGCAAGATTGAACTCTGGGTCATCCCGACCAATGAAGAATTGGTCGTCGCCCGACAGACAGCCGAACTTCTTTCAAAGTCCTAG
- a CDS encoding BMC domain-containing protein, protein MNGEAIGLVETKGLVAQIEAADAMLKAANVTLVKQIQIGNAYITTIVRGDVGSVRAAVDAGQQAAAAIGEVVSAHVIARPEKSLLEQFI, encoded by the coding sequence ATGAATGGTGAAGCAATCGGTCTCGTTGAGACCAAAGGGCTTGTCGCCCAGATCGAAGCAGCCGATGCCATGCTGAAGGCCGCCAACGTCACACTCGTCAAGCAGATTCAGATCGGCAACGCTTATATCACCACGATTGTTCGTGGCGATGTGGGCTCCGTTCGAGCTGCGGTCGATGCCGGTCAACAAGCCGCTGCCGCAATCGGTGAAGTGGTGAGCGCGCATGTCATTGCCCGCCCGGAAAAGTCGCTCCTCGAACAGTTCATCTAG
- a CDS encoding BMC domain-containing protein — protein MAGSIEALGMLETKGLVTMIEGIDAMLKSANVRLVGWEKVGSGIVTAFVVGDVAAVKAAVDAGAAASSKIGEVLSVQVIPRPHEELAAILPKPISK, from the coding sequence ATGGCTGGATCGATCGAAGCGCTCGGCATGCTCGAAACCAAGGGTCTCGTTACGATGATCGAAGGGATCGACGCCATGCTCAAGTCGGCCAACGTCCGGCTTGTCGGATGGGAAAAGGTCGGCAGTGGTATTGTTACGGCTTTCGTGGTCGGCGATGTCGCTGCTGTGAAAGCTGCTGTCGATGCCGGCGCTGCCGCATCGAGCAAAATTGGCGAAGTTCTCAGTGTTCAAGTGATTCCACGCCCACACGAAGAACTGGCTGCCATTCTGCCAAAGCCCATCAGCAAGTAA
- the pduL gene encoding phosphate propanoyltransferase, with translation MSSDSVVAGNISRADVERVVRAVLTRQLAGATTSSGSVSSAGGPPNPLVVNISARHVHLTEEHVEVLFGKGVKLEPMKWLYQDGYYAAKQTVTIFGPRRRMIPDVRVLGPCRNASQVELAFTDGISLGIDLPVRISGDHHDTVGCVLVGPAGVVELKSGVIRAMRHVHMSPADCAYYGVKNGDEMDLKIHSGPCTTTLEHVTVREDKDVKLEVHIDTDEGNAVDLSHATKVELVKPVGCGCHSK, from the coding sequence ATGTCGTCTGATTCTGTGGTTGCAGGCAATATCTCTCGTGCTGACGTCGAGCGAGTGGTTCGAGCCGTACTCACTAGGCAATTGGCGGGAGCGACCACCTCCTCGGGTTCCGTCTCTTCGGCTGGCGGGCCTCCTAACCCCCTCGTCGTCAATATCTCTGCCCGGCATGTGCATCTCACAGAAGAACATGTTGAAGTTCTGTTTGGCAAAGGTGTCAAACTCGAGCCTATGAAGTGGCTTTATCAGGATGGCTACTACGCCGCCAAGCAGACCGTCACCATCTTTGGCCCTCGTCGCCGGATGATTCCTGATGTTCGTGTGCTAGGCCCGTGTCGCAATGCTTCGCAGGTCGAACTGGCTTTCACCGATGGTATTTCGCTCGGGATTGATCTCCCGGTGCGGATCAGTGGGGATCACCATGACACGGTCGGTTGCGTTCTGGTTGGCCCCGCAGGCGTGGTGGAACTCAAGTCGGGTGTCATTCGCGCTATGCGCCATGTCCACATGAGCCCGGCTGACTGTGCTTACTACGGCGTGAAAAATGGCGATGAAATGGATCTCAAAATCCATTCCGGCCCCTGCACCACCACTCTCGAACATGTCACGGTTCGTGAAGATAAAGACGTCAAACTGGAAGTTCATATTGATACGGATGAAGGCAACGCAGTTGATCTCTCGCATGCCACGAAGGTGGAGCTAGTTAAGCCAGTCGGTTGTGGTTGCCATTCAAAATAA
- a CDS encoding DeoR/GlpR family DNA-binding transcription regulator, whose translation MLLDQRRRHVLELIEEKGFISLHELATKTGVSESTLRRDLEYLDGIRQVRRTRGGAAYVGESVVSLEERSVTSLVEKQRIARSISETIGSGETVLLDGGTTTLEVARALIGKELQVVTNSLAIANLLVNSPGVELIFLGGYLHPKTGVTLGPLLNLALSQLQVPRMVFSVGGVTEKGLFNSNTLLVEAERRMIDAAERVVLAVDSRKFGKAALSPLCPLDRVHEIVTDEGIPEDWRKRIEDLGIELRIA comes from the coding sequence ATGCTTTTGGATCAACGCCGTCGACATGTGCTCGAACTCATTGAAGAAAAAGGCTTTATATCGCTTCATGAGCTTGCGACCAAAACCGGGGTCAGCGAGTCAACACTGAGGCGGGATTTGGAATATCTTGACGGAATTCGGCAGGTTCGCCGCACACGAGGCGGGGCTGCCTATGTCGGTGAATCGGTTGTTTCTCTGGAAGAGCGAAGTGTGACCTCTCTGGTCGAGAAGCAGAGAATTGCTCGTTCGATCTCGGAAACGATAGGAAGTGGTGAAACAGTCCTGCTCGATGGGGGAACGACAACGCTTGAGGTGGCTCGTGCCTTGATTGGCAAAGAACTGCAAGTTGTGACCAATTCCCTGGCGATTGCCAATTTGCTGGTGAACAGCCCGGGTGTGGAATTGATTTTTTTAGGAGGGTATCTGCATCCCAAAACAGGTGTGACTTTAGGCCCGCTCCTGAATTTGGCGTTATCGCAATTGCAGGTCCCTCGCATGGTTTTCAGTGTCGGTGGCGTGACGGAGAAAGGCTTGTTCAACAGCAACACCCTCCTCGTTGAGGCCGAGCGGCGGATGATTGATGCCGCTGAACGAGTGGTGCTGGCGGTTGATAGTCGGAAGTTTGGAAAAGCAGCCCTCTCCCCACTTTGTCCACTCGACCGTGTTCATGAAATTGTGACAGACGAAGGGATTCCCGAAGATTGGCGAAAGCGGATTGAAGACTTGGGAATTGAACTGCGAATTGCGTGA
- the purN gene encoding phosphoribosylglycinamide formyltransferase — MPQGDSAGHQAVRLVVLISGGGTTLVNLCHRIAVGSLNAQIPLVISSRPDAGGIERARQHGLEVAVCHRKEFPSTSSHSEAIFQLCRSRQADLVICGGFLSLLEVPEDFRNRVLNIHPSLIPAFCGKGFYGHHVHEAAIQRGVQFSGCTVHFVDNEYDHGPIILQRVVAVLPDDTPDALAQRVFEAECEAYPEAIELVANHRVQIVGRRTIILP; from the coding sequence ATGCCACAGGGAGATTCCGCCGGTCATCAGGCTGTTCGTCTGGTTGTCTTGATCTCCGGGGGAGGCACAACGCTTGTAAACCTCTGCCATCGAATCGCAGTGGGTTCCCTCAATGCCCAGATTCCACTGGTCATCAGCAGTCGTCCTGACGCGGGTGGTATCGAAAGAGCCCGACAGCATGGACTGGAAGTCGCGGTCTGCCATCGCAAAGAGTTCCCTTCCACGAGCAGCCACAGCGAAGCAATTTTTCAGCTATGCCGGTCGCGTCAAGCCGATCTTGTCATATGTGGCGGATTTCTCTCGCTTCTTGAAGTTCCAGAAGATTTCCGCAATCGAGTGCTGAACATTCACCCCTCTTTGATCCCTGCGTTTTGCGGCAAAGGGTTTTATGGGCATCATGTTCACGAAGCTGCGATTCAGCGGGGCGTGCAGTTCTCGGGATGTACAGTCCACTTTGTCGATAATGAGTATGATCATGGCCCGATCATTCTCCAGCGGGTTGTAGCCGTCCTGCCAGATGATACGCCCGATGCCTTAGCTCAGCGTGTCTTTGAGGCCGAGTGCGAAGCCTATCCCGAAGCTATTGAGTTGGTGGCAAACCATCGCGTGCAGATTGTTGGCCGCCGGACGATAATTTTGCCTTAG